The genomic interval AAGCTGACCTGACAGGTCCTCATCATGCGCGCTGGCGCGGCTGAGGGCGCTTAATCGAAACCACTACTGCACACTATGCTTTGTTAGTTAGAAGACGCGAGTCCCTAATCTGGCATGGTCCAACCGACAATGCAGGAGAGAGGCACAGTTGCGGCGGTAATGCTACCTACCCAACCACATCTCAGGATCCGATGCTGATTGGCCTGCTCGGTTCTTTTCTTGACTGATCATGCCAAAAAACATCTTGCTAAAGGTCCACACCGGCCGCGTCGGGATAGAAGATAGCACAAGTTCCTTCAGGCTTTTtatccttcccttcccttctccaccgatcctccttcctttctCTCCGTAGATTACAAGTTGGGGCTTCACCAGTCACTCGCCATCATGGAACAGGACCCTAGAAGTGTCAGTACCGTTGCCATATATTACCAACTAGACAGTGCCTACCTAACACCACCTTGCAGTATCCCGTAGCTATTCTTCCAGGGGGGGATGCTCCTGAGgtccaccaacaccaaacccaaGCATATTTCAAGTCATacgaacagcagcagccatacTACCAAAATCAGTACCCGCAGTCCCACACCATTCTCGGCGCTGAGGACCCCGTCGAGCCCAAGGAAAAGAGGATATGTGGTGTTCGACTGAGCATtctcttcttcgtcaccaCGGGACTACTGTTCCTTGTCATTGCGGCGCTAGCTTTGGTTGGAGGTTTACTGGGAAGCAAGATCTCCTCGCTCGAGACATCGTACCCAGCACTCGCCAGTAATGTCGCCGCGATAGCCGGAGGGAGCACAAGTGGCGGGAACGACCAGATTGCACCCATCGACGACAATACCAACACCGGTACCgaaacaccgccgccatcacaAACAAGCAGTGCGCCGGTATCTTACTCGACCAatgtcgttgttgatggctACCGCTATGTTGGCTGCTATTACGACGACACCCAGCGCCTGCTGATTGACCAGCCGGCAAAGGGGAACAGCTCCATGACGAACCTTATGTGCTCTCGCATCTGCGCGGGCTTCAAATACTTCGGTACTGAGATTGGCATCGATTGCTACTGTGGCAACAGAATAGAGGAGCGCACTCCTAGTGCCAAAGCAAACGAGTGGGATTGCAGCGTCAAGTGCCCAGGCAACAAtagggggaggaaagaagTGTGTGGCGGCGATTGGTCGATTAGTATCTGGGAAAAGACAGGCTAGTCCAGGCCGTGCCTGACTGAAATTATGATTGTTGGTATTAACGGGCATGCGagcgaggagttggaggttcATTTCTTGATTTATCTTGACACATGTATAATTATTTAAAGCATTGGATGCCTTATATGGAGGACATATTATACGATCATAGTTGT from Podospora pseudoanserina strain CBS 124.78 chromosome 6, whole genome shotgun sequence carries:
- a CDS encoding hypothetical protein (EggNog:ENOG503NW6X; COG:G; COG:O) — encoded protein: MEQDPRSYPVAILPGGDAPEVHQHQTQAYFKSYEQQQPYYQNQYPQSHTILGAEDPVEPKEKRICGVRLSILFFVTTGLLFLVIAALALVGGLLGSKISSLETSYPALASNVAAIAGGSTSGGNDQIAPIDDNTNTGTETPPPSQTSSAPVSYSTNVVVDGYRYVGCYYDDTQRLLIDQPAKGNSSMTNLMCSRICAGFKYFGTEIGIDCYCGNRIEERTPSAKANEWDCSVKCPGNNRGRKEVCGGDWSISIWEKTG